Proteins from a single region of Hordeum vulgare subsp. vulgare chromosome 6H, MorexV3_pseudomolecules_assembly, whole genome shotgun sequence:
- the LOC123403506 gene encoding uncharacterized protein LOC123403506, with protein sequence MDGRTPRHQRLLRTPRGPPTPHHPRHHPGTPGQNPIRYFPAAAPLSPRSAAAMEDDAITTLMDIDDSPRSAGFLDDDDEGDLLHSHRMGGRGNEARGPLPFAAFFNTFDGADFDDSDLA encoded by the coding sequence ATGGACGGCAGGACGCCCCGCCACCAAAGGCTGCTCCGCACCCCGCGCGGCCCACCGACGCCCCATCACCCTCGCCACCACCCCGGCACGCCCGGCCAAAACCCTATCCGCTacttccccgccgccgccccgctctccccgcgctccgccgccgccatggaggacGACGCCATCACCACGCTCATGGACATCGACGACTCCCCGCGCAGCGCCGGCTtcctcgacgacgacgacgaaggggACCTCCTCCACTCCCACCGCATGGGCGGCCGCGGGAACGAGGCCCGGGGCCCCCTCCCCTTCGCCGCCTTCTTCAACACCTTCGACGGCGCCGACTTTGACGACTCCGATCTGGCCTGA